One Microplitis mediator isolate UGA2020A chromosome 3, iyMicMedi2.1, whole genome shotgun sequence DNA segment encodes these proteins:
- the LOC130665753 gene encoding uncharacterized protein LOC130665753 isoform X2: protein MLQQRGLCILSISVTLFIAASAKLPLSSQPWKEYAGKTVYSRSFGSLPESEMNTVNVPYIPKPSFFPKFVDPKVMIAQKTELLKKLFGGLESVNYPSTSLSDNFSTFIRSKPINSKFGPFASEFGSSYPETEFNDFDSSDSLYQRKRSIITPITNVPTNQGSPPLYPIFGSIPEDPEVYNYNALQQYLPSVFGPFGPYEGFGAYGVYNPSPAIDPASIFAAKKTQFLDKLFKSLSTNTSAPETDIPITMSTMVPPKFWSPFPNFKEITTESSLPKSTVVPPGFWAPSSIIPAPGEYTTKVSIFLDKLFKSIANKTAAKAAAGFGATNVDFSSDIITRSLLNDVSDDTKNRVTRSFNDIQTLSIAKDAIVDSIIAELGSLKTDMFDNFNDLIMAQKLSTSMGKKGVKSTKAGSTSLYEPIPIDYSIPYKQKMMLLSEVFDTLTELQKNISMAVSDAIKSSTTEDPDQDDDQYSDEKYSGQKYMFNETFADAVLNKLMETNKPMGYQNPTLFYQPSASVYQPQVPVNQPLAPIIQPTEPFWMAYVKAKSSTPKSKKVKKVATRDIENDKENYISSKDYSNGQENDKGEYKRAVKMSMRQGYQSLPPGTVESVQAGGGSVPGHQGGGLKLLIKMPQHSIMDV, encoded by the exons tttactCCCGATCTTTTGGTTCGTTACCTGAGTCTGAAATGAATACAGTCAATGTACCATACATACCAAAGCCTTCATTCTTTCCGAAGTTCGTTGATCCAAAAGTGATGATAGCGCAAAAAACCGAACTATTGAAGAAACTCTTTGGTGGTCTGGAATCAGTTAATTATCCGAGCACAAGCTTATCTGATAATTTTTCCACTTTTATACGATCAAAACCCATAAACTCTAAATTTGGACCATTTGCTTCGGAATTCGGTTCCTCATATCCTGAAACTGAATTCAATGATTTTGATTCATCAGATTCATTATATCAACGTAAACGAAGCATCATAACGCCAATAACTAATGTTCCAACTAATCAAGGATCACCCCCTCTATACCCAATATTTGGATCGATACCCGAAGATCCTGAAGTCTATAATTACAATGCTCTCCAACAATATTTACCTAGTGTATTTGGACCTTTTGGGCCTTATGAGGGATTTGGTGCGTACGGAGTGTATAATCCAAGCCCAGCTATCGATCCTGCTAGCATATTTGCAGctaaaaaaactcaatttttagATAAACTCTTTAAAAGTCTCAGTACCAATACTTCAGCTCCCGAGACAGATATACCAATTACTATGAGTACAATGGTCCCTCCAAAGTTTTGGTCACCGTTTCCTAATTTTAAAGAAATCACAACTGAATCTTCCCTACCTAAGAGCACAGTCGTACCTCCAGGTTTTTGGGCTCCATCGTCGATTATTCCTGCTCCCGGAGAATATACGACAAAGGTTTCTATTTTcttagataaattatttaaaagtattgcaAATAAGACTGCTGCTAAAGCTGCTGCTGGCTTTGGCGCGACTAATGTTGATTTTTCATCCGATATAATTACGAGATCTCTTCTTAATGACGTCTCAGATGATACCAAAAATCGTGTTACTCGGtcttttaatgatattcaaaccTTATCAATTGCCAAAGATGCAATTGTTGACTCGATTATTGCTGAACTAGGATCATTAAAAACAGATATGTtcgataattttaatgatttgaTTATGGCTCAAAAACTATCTACGTCAATGGGAAAAAAAGGTGTCAAGTCTACCAAAGCGGGATCCACAAGTTTATATGAACCTATACCAATTGACTACAGTATACCgtacaaacaaaaaatgatgCTATTAAGTGAAGTATTTGATACACTAACTGAACTCCAGAAGAACATAAGTATGGCTGTTTCCGATGCGATAAAAAGTAGTACTACTGAAGATCCTGATCAAGATGATGATCAATATTCGGACGAGAAATACTCaggacaaaaatatatgtttaatgAAACTTTTGCCGATGctgttctaaataaattaatggaaACAAATAAACCTATGGGTTATCAAAATCCtacattattttatcaacCTTCTGCATCAGTATATCAACCTCAAGTTCCAGTTAATCAACCTCTAGCTCCAATAATTCAACCAACTGAGCCTTTTTGGATGGCTTACGTTAAAGCTAAAAGTTCAACTCCCAAATCTAAGAAAGTAAAGAAAGTAGCGACGAGAGatattgaaaatgataaagaaaattatatctcaAGTAAAGATTACAGTAATGGACAGGAGAATGACAAAGGCGAATATAAACGAGCGGTGAAAATGTCTATGAGACAAGGTTATCAAAGTTTGCCACCTGGAACAGTAGAAAGTGTTCAAGCTGGTGGTGGTTCAGTGCCAGGACATCAAGGGGGTGGATTGAAGCTTCTT ATAAAAATGCCTCAGCATTCAATAATGGACGTGTAA
- the LOC130665753 gene encoding uncharacterized protein LOC130665753 isoform X4 — protein sequence MLNPVYSRSFGSLPESEMNTVNVPYIPKPSFFPKFVDPKVMIAQKTELLKKLFGGLESVNYPSTSLSDNFSTFIRSKPINSKFGPFASEFGSSYPETEFNDFDSSDSLYQRKRSIITPITNVPTNQGSPPLYPIFGSIPEDPEVYNYNALQQYLPSVFGPFGPYEGFGAYGVYNPSPAIDPASIFAAKKTQFLDKLFKSLSTNTSAPETDIPITMSTMVPPKFWSPFPNFKEITTESSLPKSTVVPPGFWAPSSIIPAPGEYTTKVSIFLDKLFKSIANKTAAKAAAGFGATNVDFSSDIITRSLLNDVSDDTKNRVTRSFNDIQTLSIAKDAIVDSIIAELGSLKTDMFDNFNDLIMAQKLSTSMGKKGVKSTKAGSTSLYEPIPIDYSIPYKQKMMLLSEVFDTLTELQKNISMAVSDAIKSSTTEDPDQDDDQYSDEKYSGQKYMFNETFADAVLNKLMETNKPMGYQNPTLFYQPSASVYQPQVPVNQPLAPIIQPTEPFWMAYVKAKSSTPKSKKVKKVATRDIENDKENYISSKDYSNGQENDKGEYKRAVKMSMRQGYQSLPPGTVESVQAGGGSVPGHQGGGLKLLNLRNHQNYPNWNGRSDWTDFYDSYKNYRHHH from the exons tttactCCCGATCTTTTGGTTCGTTACCTGAGTCTGAAATGAATACAGTCAATGTACCATACATACCAAAGCCTTCATTCTTTCCGAAGTTCGTTGATCCAAAAGTGATGATAGCGCAAAAAACCGAACTATTGAAGAAACTCTTTGGTGGTCTGGAATCAGTTAATTATCCGAGCACAAGCTTATCTGATAATTTTTCCACTTTTATACGATCAAAACCCATAAACTCTAAATTTGGACCATTTGCTTCGGAATTCGGTTCCTCATATCCTGAAACTGAATTCAATGATTTTGATTCATCAGATTCATTATATCAACGTAAACGAAGCATCATAACGCCAATAACTAATGTTCCAACTAATCAAGGATCACCCCCTCTATACCCAATATTTGGATCGATACCCGAAGATCCTGAAGTCTATAATTACAATGCTCTCCAACAATATTTACCTAGTGTATTTGGACCTTTTGGGCCTTATGAGGGATTTGGTGCGTACGGAGTGTATAATCCAAGCCCAGCTATCGATCCTGCTAGCATATTTGCAGctaaaaaaactcaatttttagATAAACTCTTTAAAAGTCTCAGTACCAATACTTCAGCTCCCGAGACAGATATACCAATTACTATGAGTACAATGGTCCCTCCAAAGTTTTGGTCACCGTTTCCTAATTTTAAAGAAATCACAACTGAATCTTCCCTACCTAAGAGCACAGTCGTACCTCCAGGTTTTTGGGCTCCATCGTCGATTATTCCTGCTCCCGGAGAATATACGACAAAGGTTTCTATTTTcttagataaattatttaaaagtattgcaAATAAGACTGCTGCTAAAGCTGCTGCTGGCTTTGGCGCGACTAATGTTGATTTTTCATCCGATATAATTACGAGATCTCTTCTTAATGACGTCTCAGATGATACCAAAAATCGTGTTACTCGGtcttttaatgatattcaaaccTTATCAATTGCCAAAGATGCAATTGTTGACTCGATTATTGCTGAACTAGGATCATTAAAAACAGATATGTtcgataattttaatgatttgaTTATGGCTCAAAAACTATCTACGTCAATGGGAAAAAAAGGTGTCAAGTCTACCAAAGCGGGATCCACAAGTTTATATGAACCTATACCAATTGACTACAGTATACCgtacaaacaaaaaatgatgCTATTAAGTGAAGTATTTGATACACTAACTGAACTCCAGAAGAACATAAGTATGGCTGTTTCCGATGCGATAAAAAGTAGTACTACTGAAGATCCTGATCAAGATGATGATCAATATTCGGACGAGAAATACTCaggacaaaaatatatgtttaatgAAACTTTTGCCGATGctgttctaaataaattaatggaaACAAATAAACCTATGGGTTATCAAAATCCtacattattttatcaacCTTCTGCATCAGTATATCAACCTCAAGTTCCAGTTAATCAACCTCTAGCTCCAATAATTCAACCAACTGAGCCTTTTTGGATGGCTTACGTTAAAGCTAAAAGTTCAACTCCCAAATCTAAGAAAGTAAAGAAAGTAGCGACGAGAGatattgaaaatgataaagaaaattatatctcaAGTAAAGATTACAGTAATGGACAGGAGAATGACAAAGGCGAATATAAACGAGCGGTGAAAATGTCTATGAGACAAGGTTATCAAAGTTTGCCACCTGGAACAGTAGAAAGTGTTCAAGCTGGTGGTGGTTCAGTGCCAGGACATCAAGGGGGTGGATTGAAGCTTCTT AACCTACGGAATCACCAAAACTATCCAAACTGGAATGGGAGGTCTGATTGGACCGACTTTTACGAttcctacaaaaattataGACATCATCACTAg
- the LOC130665753 gene encoding uncharacterized protein LOC130665753 isoform X1 — translation MLQQRGLCILSISVTLFIAASAKLPLSSQPWKEYAGKTVYSRSFGSLPESEMNTVNVPYIPKPSFFPKFVDPKVMIAQKTELLKKLFGGLESVNYPSTSLSDNFSTFIRSKPINSKFGPFASEFGSSYPETEFNDFDSSDSLYQRKRSIITPITNVPTNQGSPPLYPIFGSIPEDPEVYNYNALQQYLPSVFGPFGPYEGFGAYGVYNPSPAIDPASIFAAKKTQFLDKLFKSLSTNTSAPETDIPITMSTMVPPKFWSPFPNFKEITTESSLPKSTVVPPGFWAPSSIIPAPGEYTTKVSIFLDKLFKSIANKTAAKAAAGFGATNVDFSSDIITRSLLNDVSDDTKNRVTRSFNDIQTLSIAKDAIVDSIIAELGSLKTDMFDNFNDLIMAQKLSTSMGKKGVKSTKAGSTSLYEPIPIDYSIPYKQKMMLLSEVFDTLTELQKNISMAVSDAIKSSTTEDPDQDDDQYSDEKYSGQKYMFNETFADAVLNKLMETNKPMGYQNPTLFYQPSASVYQPQVPVNQPLAPIIQPTEPFWMAYVKAKSSTPKSKKVKKVATRDIENDKENYISSKDYSNGQENDKGEYKRAVKMSMRQGYQSLPPGTVESVQAGGGSVPGHQGGGLKLLNLRNHQNYPNWNGRSDWTDFYDSYKNYRHHH, via the exons tttactCCCGATCTTTTGGTTCGTTACCTGAGTCTGAAATGAATACAGTCAATGTACCATACATACCAAAGCCTTCATTCTTTCCGAAGTTCGTTGATCCAAAAGTGATGATAGCGCAAAAAACCGAACTATTGAAGAAACTCTTTGGTGGTCTGGAATCAGTTAATTATCCGAGCACAAGCTTATCTGATAATTTTTCCACTTTTATACGATCAAAACCCATAAACTCTAAATTTGGACCATTTGCTTCGGAATTCGGTTCCTCATATCCTGAAACTGAATTCAATGATTTTGATTCATCAGATTCATTATATCAACGTAAACGAAGCATCATAACGCCAATAACTAATGTTCCAACTAATCAAGGATCACCCCCTCTATACCCAATATTTGGATCGATACCCGAAGATCCTGAAGTCTATAATTACAATGCTCTCCAACAATATTTACCTAGTGTATTTGGACCTTTTGGGCCTTATGAGGGATTTGGTGCGTACGGAGTGTATAATCCAAGCCCAGCTATCGATCCTGCTAGCATATTTGCAGctaaaaaaactcaatttttagATAAACTCTTTAAAAGTCTCAGTACCAATACTTCAGCTCCCGAGACAGATATACCAATTACTATGAGTACAATGGTCCCTCCAAAGTTTTGGTCACCGTTTCCTAATTTTAAAGAAATCACAACTGAATCTTCCCTACCTAAGAGCACAGTCGTACCTCCAGGTTTTTGGGCTCCATCGTCGATTATTCCTGCTCCCGGAGAATATACGACAAAGGTTTCTATTTTcttagataaattatttaaaagtattgcaAATAAGACTGCTGCTAAAGCTGCTGCTGGCTTTGGCGCGACTAATGTTGATTTTTCATCCGATATAATTACGAGATCTCTTCTTAATGACGTCTCAGATGATACCAAAAATCGTGTTACTCGGtcttttaatgatattcaaaccTTATCAATTGCCAAAGATGCAATTGTTGACTCGATTATTGCTGAACTAGGATCATTAAAAACAGATATGTtcgataattttaatgatttgaTTATGGCTCAAAAACTATCTACGTCAATGGGAAAAAAAGGTGTCAAGTCTACCAAAGCGGGATCCACAAGTTTATATGAACCTATACCAATTGACTACAGTATACCgtacaaacaaaaaatgatgCTATTAAGTGAAGTATTTGATACACTAACTGAACTCCAGAAGAACATAAGTATGGCTGTTTCCGATGCGATAAAAAGTAGTACTACTGAAGATCCTGATCAAGATGATGATCAATATTCGGACGAGAAATACTCaggacaaaaatatatgtttaatgAAACTTTTGCCGATGctgttctaaataaattaatggaaACAAATAAACCTATGGGTTATCAAAATCCtacattattttatcaacCTTCTGCATCAGTATATCAACCTCAAGTTCCAGTTAATCAACCTCTAGCTCCAATAATTCAACCAACTGAGCCTTTTTGGATGGCTTACGTTAAAGCTAAAAGTTCAACTCCCAAATCTAAGAAAGTAAAGAAAGTAGCGACGAGAGatattgaaaatgataaagaaaattatatctcaAGTAAAGATTACAGTAATGGACAGGAGAATGACAAAGGCGAATATAAACGAGCGGTGAAAATGTCTATGAGACAAGGTTATCAAAGTTTGCCACCTGGAACAGTAGAAAGTGTTCAAGCTGGTGGTGGTTCAGTGCCAGGACATCAAGGGGGTGGATTGAAGCTTCTT AACCTACGGAATCACCAAAACTATCCAAACTGGAATGGGAGGTCTGATTGGACCGACTTTTACGAttcctacaaaaattataGACATCATCACTAg
- the LOC130665753 gene encoding uncharacterized protein LOC130665753 isoform X3, translating into MLQQRGLCILSISVTLFIAASAKLPLSSQPWKEYAGKTVYSRSFGSLPESEMNTVNVPYIPKPSFFPKFVDPKVMIAQKTELLKKLFGGLESVNYPSTSLSDNFSTFIRSKPINSKFGPFASEFGSSYPETEFNDFDSSDSLYQRKRSIITPITNVPTNQGSPPLYPIFGSIPEDPEVYNYNALQQYLPSVFGPFGPYEGFGAYGVYNPSPAIDPASIFAAKKTQFLDKLFKSLSTNTSAPETDIPITMSTMVPPKFWSPFPNFKEITTESSLPKSTVVPPGFWAPSSIIPAPGEYTTKVSIFLDKLFKSIANKTAAKAAAGFGATNVDFSSDIITRSLLNDVSDDTKNRVTRSFNDIQTLSIAKDAIVDSIIAELGSLKTDMFDNFNDLIMAQKLSTSMGKKGVKSTKAGSTSLYEPIPIDYSIPYKQKMMLLSEVFDTLTELQKNISMAVSDAIKSSTTEDPDQDDDQYSDEKYSGQKYMFNETFADAVLNKLMETNKPMGYQNPTLFYQPSASVYQPQVPVNQPLAPIIQPTEPFWMAYVKAKSSTPKSKKVKKVATRDIENDKENYISSKDYSNGQENDKGEYKRAVKMSMRQGYQSLPPGTVESVQAGGGSVPGHQGGGLKLLI; encoded by the exons tttactCCCGATCTTTTGGTTCGTTACCTGAGTCTGAAATGAATACAGTCAATGTACCATACATACCAAAGCCTTCATTCTTTCCGAAGTTCGTTGATCCAAAAGTGATGATAGCGCAAAAAACCGAACTATTGAAGAAACTCTTTGGTGGTCTGGAATCAGTTAATTATCCGAGCACAAGCTTATCTGATAATTTTTCCACTTTTATACGATCAAAACCCATAAACTCTAAATTTGGACCATTTGCTTCGGAATTCGGTTCCTCATATCCTGAAACTGAATTCAATGATTTTGATTCATCAGATTCATTATATCAACGTAAACGAAGCATCATAACGCCAATAACTAATGTTCCAACTAATCAAGGATCACCCCCTCTATACCCAATATTTGGATCGATACCCGAAGATCCTGAAGTCTATAATTACAATGCTCTCCAACAATATTTACCTAGTGTATTTGGACCTTTTGGGCCTTATGAGGGATTTGGTGCGTACGGAGTGTATAATCCAAGCCCAGCTATCGATCCTGCTAGCATATTTGCAGctaaaaaaactcaatttttagATAAACTCTTTAAAAGTCTCAGTACCAATACTTCAGCTCCCGAGACAGATATACCAATTACTATGAGTACAATGGTCCCTCCAAAGTTTTGGTCACCGTTTCCTAATTTTAAAGAAATCACAACTGAATCTTCCCTACCTAAGAGCACAGTCGTACCTCCAGGTTTTTGGGCTCCATCGTCGATTATTCCTGCTCCCGGAGAATATACGACAAAGGTTTCTATTTTcttagataaattatttaaaagtattgcaAATAAGACTGCTGCTAAAGCTGCTGCTGGCTTTGGCGCGACTAATGTTGATTTTTCATCCGATATAATTACGAGATCTCTTCTTAATGACGTCTCAGATGATACCAAAAATCGTGTTACTCGGtcttttaatgatattcaaaccTTATCAATTGCCAAAGATGCAATTGTTGACTCGATTATTGCTGAACTAGGATCATTAAAAACAGATATGTtcgataattttaatgatttgaTTATGGCTCAAAAACTATCTACGTCAATGGGAAAAAAAGGTGTCAAGTCTACCAAAGCGGGATCCACAAGTTTATATGAACCTATACCAATTGACTACAGTATACCgtacaaacaaaaaatgatgCTATTAAGTGAAGTATTTGATACACTAACTGAACTCCAGAAGAACATAAGTATGGCTGTTTCCGATGCGATAAAAAGTAGTACTACTGAAGATCCTGATCAAGATGATGATCAATATTCGGACGAGAAATACTCaggacaaaaatatatgtttaatgAAACTTTTGCCGATGctgttctaaataaattaatggaaACAAATAAACCTATGGGTTATCAAAATCCtacattattttatcaacCTTCTGCATCAGTATATCAACCTCAAGTTCCAGTTAATCAACCTCTAGCTCCAATAATTCAACCAACTGAGCCTTTTTGGATGGCTTACGTTAAAGCTAAAAGTTCAACTCCCAAATCTAAGAAAGTAAAGAAAGTAGCGACGAGAGatattgaaaatgataaagaaaattatatctcaAGTAAAGATTACAGTAATGGACAGGAGAATGACAAAGGCGAATATAAACGAGCGGTGAAAATGTCTATGAGACAAGGTTATCAAAGTTTGCCACCTGGAACAGTAGAAAGTGTTCAAGCTGGTGGTGGTTCAGTGCCAGGACATCAAGGGGGTGGATTGAAGCTTCTT atataa